From one bacterium genomic stretch:
- a CDS encoding PKD domain-containing protein — translation MNKANLILISVFTILIISTEVYSANFDYSDTLPFKGASNYYKVTTNFSGNIIIKLTNIPNGTDYDLFLYNSFEDMSENPYEDDYLAASLNTGTTDEYISYYSSINKSYVIRVYSYKGGSSEKYRCYGSYPWDTTPPTINTFDQPNGWQNSTSLTIKISVSDAESGVNTGELQVQINDADWKFEAYTTSNYTYTNAEHKKKYEFRFKAKDNAGNWSDWVDDDYCQIDTVAPEITNHEPKDGAFLKGQGTVSFEAKDDLSDLPDFRPYYISIGDIIDTYDNPYYWDTTNYSDGKYDISYNTGDKAGNSTYTKISVKVDNTRPGCSVVLGDEEGGNNWYDNDGRVYASLDNWDYGSGVSKTWINWTADVSGNGGTWTEISPSDKSEWYVYIGEGERYCWYRVQDKAGNENKTYDYITIDKTPPTAKAGNDKEINEDTSTEFDASGSTDNIGIYKYEWDWENDGEYDDLTFLTSIIYHTYDEPGIYTARLRVTDYASNIDTDILKVTVRDITLPKAWVVSLGDEPDTDTKYDNDGTIYATLWNDDNVGVIKTWINWTADYWGDGGTWIEIPISTTSISHYYDTDGEKYCWYRAQDAAGNMGTCTLPQVIIVDRQPPIADAGYDKWVYEEETVRFDGSASYDNFEIVVYKWDFENDGYYDEEGMIVSWTFWDPGTYTTKLYVEDGAGNPGTDIIQVVVLDATAPGKPTGVQASPDVLQITVSWNPNPDLDLNCYCVHIKDDEYITPYNFDYCIFVDKSLTSYTFENLVKLEPYYFIVTAIDNSWNESEASDKVSATPLSPVDIIPPFPPTNLQINDPGNGSELDLSWTAPPDNDVSYYNVYEGDTGMPTKESYYYKYDGLAYNITNTSFTAYQLTSGQRYYYGITAVDTSGNESELSQINSEIPEDLTKPGPPWGLSAIGGENIVYLGWIGSIDTVAGYNVYRKPAGGNYTKIASLVKDTYYDDTDVIADTTYYYYIKAESEFGIESDASNESYATPYVTPPLDTTPPARPTVTDITEKETEIDLVWSKSTEGDWASYHVYKLIDSTWEEVDNITDRGHNYYADYGLQPDTTYKYKMTARDISLNESDAYEVECKTQPQFIYIKSINPNIIDPYAEIPTNYVDITYYLREECECVTLEIYNSDSGELIFNAVDSQPEVSTTAFDPTFRWDGHKQGTSEWVDNGHYDVKIIATLSPTKRRQLRQPVRREDRRNRTVEVSVGRPVVVITSPSNNSRFSLGVNPVETYQIKCQAIGTDEGGNIVLNPTINWELKLKWQATYHTYQGTVTGFTNPFNTRFNTGGRLMITALFTHRQTATNSITGSIIGTNPNRATMNPQFPSDRLRAIAWTETNWTQFRGGQPLQNQSSSARGVMQIIELYWHENSHIAHNDYNRMAWQWDYNIAAGVDIFNYTYQSQTQDQRENWNESQRVDAATYGYKWGISAMRNVKSDEFDTKIATDEYVKTVKNYESNKPWQ, via the coding sequence AGAGGTTTACTCAGCTAATTTTGATTATTCAGATACACTTCCATTTAAAGGAGCATCTAATTATTATAAAGTCACTACCAATTTCTCTGGGAATATCATCATAAAGTTAACTAATATTCCAAATGGTACAGATTATGACCTTTTTCTATACAATTCCTTTGAAGATATGTCTGAAAATCCATACGAGGATGATTATTTGGCTGCTTCATTAAATACAGGTACAACTGATGAATATATCTCTTATTATTCCTCTATCAATAAATCTTATGTAATCAGAGTGTATAGCTATAAAGGTGGTAGTTCAGAAAAGTATCGATGTTATGGTAGTTATCCGTGGGACACTACTCCTCCAACAATCAACACCTTCGACCAGCCAAATGGCTGGCAAAACTCCACTTCCCTCACTATTAAAATCAGTGTTTCTGATGCTGAATCAGGTGTTAATACTGGAGAGTTACAGGTGCAGATTAATGATGCTGATTGGAAGTTTGAAGCATATACTACTTCGAATTATACTTATACTAATGCTGAACATAAAAAGAAGTATGAATTTAGATTTAAGGCAAAAGATAATGCAGGTAATTGGTCAGATTGGGTTGATGATGATTATTGTCAAATTGATACGGTTGCCCCTGAGATAACCAATCACGAACCCAAAGATGGTGCTTTTCTTAAAGGACAGGGTACGGTAAGCTTTGAAGCTAAAGATGATTTATCTGATCTTCCTGATTTCCGCCCTTATTATATTTCTATTGGTGATATCATTGATACCTATGATAATCCATATTATTGGGATACTACTAACTATTCAGATGGTAAGTATGATATATCCTATAATACCGGTGATAAAGCTGGTAATTCTACTTATACAAAAATATCTGTTAAAGTTGATAATACCAGGCCGGGTTGTAGTGTAGTATTAGGTGATGAAGAAGGTGGGAATAATTGGTATGACAATGATGGGCGGGTATATGCTTCATTAGATAACTGGGATTATGGCTCTGGGGTTAGTAAGACATGGATAAATTGGACCGCAGATGTATCTGGTAATGGTGGTACCTGGACAGAAATATCACCTTCAGATAAATCTGAGTGGTATGTTTATATTGGAGAGGGTGAAAGATATTGCTGGTACAGAGTTCAAGATAAAGCAGGGAATGAAAACAAAACTTATGATTATATCACCATAGATAAGACTCCACCTACAGCAAAGGCAGGAAATGATAAAGAAATTAATGAGGATACTTCAACAGAATTTGATGCCAGTGGCTCAACTGATAATATTGGTATCTATAAATACGAATGGGATTGGGAAAATGATGGTGAGTATGATGATTTGACATTTCTTACATCTATTATTTATCATACTTATGATGAGCCGGGAATTTATACTGCAAGACTTCGTGTAACAGATTATGCCAGTAATATTGATACTGATATCTTAAAGGTAACAGTAAGGGATATTACCCTGCCAAAGGCATGGGTAGTGAGTTTAGGAGATGAGCCAGATACGGATACGAAGTATGATAATGATGGGACTATCTATGCTACTTTATGGAATGATGATAATGTTGGAGTGATTAAAACATGGATAAATTGGACAGCAGATTACTGGGGTGACGGTGGTACCTGGATTGAAATCCCTATCTCTACTACTTCTATTTCTCATTATTATGATACAGATGGTGAGAAATATTGCTGGTACAGGGCTCAAGATGCCGCCGGGAATATGGGTACCTGTACTTTACCACAAGTAATAATAGTTGATAGACAACCGCCAATAGCAGATGCCGGTTATGATAAATGGGTATATGAAGAAGAAACAGTCCGGTTTGATGGTAGTGCATCTTATGATAATTTTGAAATAGTAGTATATAAATGGGACTTTGAAAATGATGGATATTATGATGAAGAAGGAATGATAGTCTCATGGACTTTCTGGGATCCAGGGACATATACCACTAAATTATATGTTGAAGATGGTGCGGGTAATCCAGGTACAGACATTATACAGGTAGTAGTATTAGATGCTACTGCTCCGGGTAAACCTACCGGAGTACAGGCTTCTCCAGATGTTCTACAAATTACAGTATCCTGGAATCCTAATCCTGACTTAGATTTAAATTGCTATTGTGTGCATATAAAGGATGATGAGTATATTACTCCTTATAATTTTGATTATTGTATTTTTGTTGATAAAAGTCTAACCTCTTATACATTTGAGAACTTAGTTAAATTAGAGCCATATTATTTTATAGTTACGGCCATAGATAATTCATGGAATGAATCAGAGGCATCAGATAAGGTAAGTGCTACTCCACTATCACCAGTAGATATTATCCCTCCTTTTCCTCCTACTAATTTACAGATTAATGACCCAGGTAATGGCAGTGAACTTGATCTATCATGGACCGCACCTCCTGATAATGATGTGAGTTACTACAATGTTTATGAAGGAGATACAGGTATGCCAACTAAGGAGAGTTATTATTATAAATATGATGGGTTAGCATATAATATTACTAATACCTCATTTACTGCATATCAATTAACTTCAGGACAAAGATATTATTATGGTATAACCGCAGTAGATACCTCAGGCAATGAGAGTGAATTATCTCAAATAAACTCTGAGATACCAGAGGATTTAACTAAACCAGGGCCACCGTGGGGATTATCTGCTATTGGAGGAGAGAATATAGTTTATTTAGGCTGGATAGGGAGTATAGATACAGTAGCAGGATACAATGTATATCGCAAGCCAGCAGGAGGAAATTATACTAAAATTGCCTCATTGGTCAAAGATACCTATTATGATGATACGGATGTAATAGCAGATACTACCTATTATTACTATATCAAGGCAGAAAGTGAGTTTGGCATAGAAAGTGATGCATCGAATGAATCCTACGCTACACCGTATGTAACTCCCCCACTAGATACCACCCCACCTGCAAGACCGACTGTTACTGATATTACTGAGAAAGAAACAGAGATAGATTTGGTTTGGAGTAAGAGTACAGAGGGTGATTGGGCCAGTTATCATGTTTATAAATTGATTGACTCTACCTGGGAGGAGGTAGATAATATTACTGATAGAGGTCATAATTATTATGCTGATTATGGACTACAACCAGATACAACTTATAAATATAAGATGACCGCAAGGGATATAAGTCTTAATGAGAGTGATGCTTATGAGGTAGAGTGTAAAACTCAACCTCAATTTATTTATATCAAGAGTATCAATCCAAATATAATCGACCCATATGCAGAAATTCCTACTAATTATGTGGATATAACCTATTATTTAAGGGAAGAGTGTGAATGTGTAACATTAGAGATATATAATTCTGATAGTGGTGAATTAATATTTAATGCAGTAGATTCCCAACCTGAGGTTTCTACTACTGCCTTTGACCCTACATTCAGGTGGGATGGACATAAGCAAGGAACTTCAGAATGGGTAGATAATGGTCATTATGATGTAAAGATAATAGCAACCTTATCACCAACAAAAAGGAGACAACTTCGACAACCAGTAAGAAGGGAAGATAGAAGAAATAGAACGGTAGAGGTATCAGTTGGTAGACCGGTAGTAGTAATAACTTCACCAAGTAATAATAGTAGATTTTCCTTAGGAGTAAATCCTGTAGAAACATACCAAATTAAATGTCAAGCAATAGGCACAGATGAAGGTGGTAATATAGTACTTAACCCAACAATTAATTGGGAATTAAAATTAAAGTGGCAAGCTACATATCATACTTATCAAGGCACTGTAACAGGCTTTACCAATCCATTTAATACAAGATTTAACACAGGTGGAAGACTTATGATTACAGCTTTATTTACACATCGTCAGACAGCAACAAATTCGATAACTGGAAGTATAATAGGAACAAATCCAAATAGAGCAACTATGAATCCTCAGTTTCCATCAGATAGATTAAGAGCTATTGCCTGGACAGAAACTAATTGGACTCAATTTAGGGGAGGACAACCACTTCAAAATCAAAGTTCTTCAGCAAGGGGGGTAATGCAAATTATAGAACTTTATTGGCATGAAAACTCCCACATCGCTCATAATGACTATAATCGAATGGCATGGCAATGGGATTATAATATAGCTGCTGGAGTAGATATTTTTAATTATACTTATCAAAGTCAAACCCAAGACCAGAGGGAAAATTGGAATGAATCCCAACGAGTAGATGCAGCTACTTACGGCTATAAATGGGGAATAAGTGCAATGAGAAATGTTAAATCAGATGAATTTGATACAAAGATAGCTACTGATGAGTATGTCAAAACAGTCAAGAATTATGAATCTAATAAACCTTGGCAATAA